A single genomic interval of Arctopsyche grandis isolate Sample6627 chromosome 8, ASM5162203v2, whole genome shotgun sequence harbors:
- the LOC143915904 gene encoding uncharacterized protein LOC143915904 has protein sequence MENTDHIETSLPTDSIYKKNLSNSELSHEIKFEHTSDSESTLPLHQENVQIKTEYELPASGCNYPVNDNLYKQEPSTFEWNESKHNLSSIENLQIKIEYELPATGCNYPVNDNSYKQELSAVGWIESKQNLCSIENVKTEYELPASDCNYPVNDNLYKQESSSFERIESKQNLCSIENMCGGQATRSDFKMKNNDNIGSILPTTSNYNKCLSNSESSHEINFEHASKKPHWCSICKKSFKRKYQLFKHELQIHVQEKPYKCEICSKGFIAKYDLTIHERVHTGEKPYKCNTCLKSYISKTQLTNHERSHSSESLYKCNICLKSYTQKCLLTKHERNHSGERPFKCNLCLKDFVERSNLMRHIKAHTAEKQHKCDICFKSFSRKDDLVRHKLYHLDVKPHKCNICSMAFVQKKNLINHERTHTGEKPYKCDICFKSFAIKSYITIHKRSHSGEKPYKCDICFKSFASQSNFQKHFKSHTEKLC, from the exons ATGGAAAATACTGACCACATTGAAACTTCGTTACCAACAGATTCCATTTATAAGAAAAATCTCTCAAATTCTGAATTAAGCcatgaaattaaattcgaacATACATCGGACAGCGAGTCTACATTACCACTGCACCAAgaaaat GTGCAGATTAAGACAGAATATGAATTGCCAGCATCAGGATGTAATTATCCTGTcaatgataatttatataaacaagAACCGAGTACCTTTGAATGGAATGAGTCGAAGCATAACTTGTCTTCGATTGAAAAT TTGCAGATTAAAATAGAATATGAATTGCCAGCAACTGGTTGTAATTATCCTGTCAATGATAATTCATATAAACAGGAATTGAGTGCCGTCGGATGGATTGAATCTAAGCAAAACTTGTGTTCTATTGAAAAT GTAAAGACTGAATATGAATTGCCAGCATCAGATTGTAATTATCCGGtaaatgataatttatataaacaggAATCGAGTTCCTTCGAACGGATTGAATCTAAGCAAAACTTGTGTTCTATTGAAAAT atgtgCGGAGGACAAGCAACTAGAAGcgatttcaaaatgaaaaataatgacaATATTGGATCTATATTACCGACAACTTCCAATTATAACAAATGTCTCTCGAATTCTGAATCAAGccatgaaattaattttgaacatgCATCGAAAAAGCCGCATTGGTGTAGTATTTGCAAAAAATCTTTCAAACGAAAATATCAACTTTTTAAAcatgaattacaaattcacgTTCAAGAAAAACCTtacaaatgtgagatttgttcAAAAGGATTTATCGCTAAATATGACCTTACGATACATGAACGTGTgcatactggggaaaagccgtacaaatgtaatacttgcttaaaatcatatatttcgAAAACTCAGCTTACAAATCATGAAAGATCTCACAGTAGCGAAAGCCTATACAAAtgcaatatttgtttaaaatcatatacgcAAAAATGTCTGCTTACAAAGCATGAAAGAAATCATAGTGGGGAAAGGccttttaaatgtaatttatgtttaaaagaTTTTGTTGAAAGATCTAACTTGATGAGACATATAAAGGCACATACTGCAGAAAAGCagcataaatgtgatatttgttttaaatcattttctaGGAAAGATGACCTTGTTAGACATAAGTTATATCATCTTGATGTAAAACcgcacaaatgtaacatttgttcaatggcatttgttcaaaaaaaGAACCTTATAAACCACGAAAGAACTCATACTggagaaaagccatacaaatgtgacatttgttttaaatcatttgctaTAAAATCTTACATAactatacataaaagatcaCATTCTggagaaaagccatacaaatgcgatatttgtttcaaatcttTTGCTAGCCAATCTAACTTTCAGAAACATTTCAAATCTCACACTGAAAAACtgtgttaa